Proteins found in one Fusarium keratoplasticum isolate Fu6.1 chromosome 12, whole genome shotgun sequence genomic segment:
- a CDS encoding HET domain-containing protein produces the protein MFVYTEIEALSEEKRIRLLYLAPAESIDDPIECHLEVVTLGQHPPFEALSYCWGDNNPVREIKCNGETFKVTENLCHALRNLRNGHTQRALWIDALCINQLDLGERRLQVPLMGDIYSQATNVLIWLGPDPTSDSIYHVFELAERLPTLGKIRMGPKWTEFVQTTFPGSQDAKIASNAQSESSESPDTTFPALTQEMLDGIVATLRRPWWTRTWTIQEQAVSANAIIMCGKLSASWQVFKKVFVMAMTETIRTQGHSIESNNSTLAMDEMNTMAYTRLIFDRQREQGGYKMPSELGDLLINYRWSMATDPRDKVYGLLALAESTYGIQPEYGISIRDCYTAAAYQIIRGSGNLDILRALKRPSCLPVTIPNLPSWVPDWSYDYCSIPEEARHPITIFKPSARETWLNTHSFMFKDSHPEFQASNPQMGDYPKDGGPSGILILQGFIVDELDVLGGKLDYPVPTREPVTTKNRIRAWNKNMSYNKKAIEAIGEIWSTLKGWEQLALGCKRLHTAPGESREEALLTTMCKNQIPLTSDRTVVLDHMRRCIKGMADDSKTGAVSKMLGLPHMVPKLHHMLVGFSKELRMEDDDFILFELAILNLRWAVDQRMARTKGGYLALVPETCRVGDEIALLKGGKTPFVVRRYGKHWKILGDCYVHGIMFGEAWDERKRHEMEFA, from the coding sequence ATGTTCGTTTATACTGAAATTGAAGCCCTATCCGAAGAGAAACGTATTCGTTTACTCTATCTCGCCCCGGCGGAGAGCATCGATGATCCGATTGAGTGCCATCTGGAAGTCGTCACCCTTGGACAACACCCCCCTTTTGAGGCATTGTCCTACTGCTGGGGAGACAACAACCCTGTCCGCGAAATCAAGTGTAATGGAGAAACCTTCAAAGTCACCGAGAATCTCTGTCACGCGCTAAGGAACCTTCGAAATGGCCACACCCAAAGAGCGCTCTGGATCGATGCCCTTTGCATCAACCAACTGGACCTCGGGGAACGGCGACTTCAGGTTCCCCTGATGGGAGACATCTATAGCCAGGCAACAAACGTATTGATTTGGCTAGGTCCTGATCCAACCTCAGACAGCATTTATCATGTATTTGAACTTGCTGAGAGACTCCCAACGCTCGGAAAGATACGTATGGGCCCCAAATGGACCGAGTTTGTCCAGACGACTTTTCCAGGTAGCCAAGACGCCAAGATTGCAAGCAATGCTCAGTCGGAATCATCAGAATCTCCCGACACAACGTTTCCTGCTCTGACACAAGAGATGCTGGATGGTATTGTGGCAACGTTGAGGCGACCGTGGTGGACGAGAACGTGGACTATCCAAGAGCAAGCCGTTTCTGCGAATGCAATCATCATGTGCGGCAAGTTGTCAGCCTCATGGCAGGTctttaaaaaggtatttgtcatggccatgactgAGACCATTCGGACGCAGGGCCACAGCATCGAGTCGAACAACTCCACACTCGCGATGGACGAGATGAACACCATGGCCTACACGCGTCTAATATTTGATCGTCAGCGCGAGCAGGGTGGTTATAAAATGCCCAGCGAGCTCGGAGATTTGCTCATCAACTACAGATGGTCCATGGCCACTGACCCAAGGGATAAAGTCTATGGTCTTTTGGCGTTGGCTGAATCAACATACGGCATTCAGCCAGAATATGGCATTTCGATAAGGGACTGTTACACAGCTGCTGCATACCAAATCATACGTGGCAGTGGCAACTTGGACATTCTAAGGGCTTTGAAGAGACCTTCTTGTCTGCCCGTTACCATCCCCAACCTCCCTTCGTGGGTCCCCGACTGGAGTTATGACTACTGCAGCATCCCAGAGGAAGCTCGTCACCCCATAACTATCTTCAAGCCGTCTGCACGTGAGACCTGGCTCAACACCCATTCCTTCATGTTCAAGGACTCTCATCCCGAATTCCAAGCATCCAACCCCCAGATGGGCGACTATCCGAAAGATGGAGGGCCTAGTGGAATACTGATTCTCCAGGGTTTTATTGTCGACGAACTGGATGTCCTTGGAGGCAAATTGGATTATCCGGTGCCAACAAGGGAACCAGTGACGACTAAAAACCGTATCAGAGCGTGGAACAAAAACATGAGCTACAACAAAAAGGCCATAGAGGCAATTGGGGAGATATGGAGCACGCTCAAAGGCTGGGAGCAGTTGGCACTTGGATGTAAACGCCTCCATACAGCCCCTGGAGAAAGCCGCGAGGAAGCTCTGTTGACGACAATGTGCAAGAACCAGATCCCTCTGACCTCAGACAGGACTGTTGTTCTTGACCATATGCGCCGTTGCATCAAGGGCATGGCTGATGACTCAAAGACAGGCGCCGTGTCCAAGATGCTGGGCCTACCACACATGGTCCCCAAGTTACACCACATGCTCGTGGGGTTCAGTAAGGAACTCaggatggaggatgatgatttCATATTGTTTGAACTAGCTATCCTCAACTTGCGATGGGCCGTCGATcagaggatggcgaggaccAAAGGCGGatacttg